One genomic segment of Fundulus heteroclitus isolate FHET01 chromosome 10, MU-UCD_Fhet_4.1, whole genome shotgun sequence includes these proteins:
- the nog3 gene encoding noggin-3 produces MDPSGWLLLFLSVVLWIQDGMCQHLNHFIRPIPSDSMPLEVLKEEPDPLLDPKEKDLNGTELRSLLGSHFNPDFMSVSPPEDLYEDEPDQCLKFSGPMPKEIRTMELEALFGKTQKVNRKLRRMLWAYTHCPVVYAWTELGWRFWPRYLKAGSCYSKRSCSIPEGMVCKAARTTHLTLLRWHCQQKRLPQRCSWIHIQYPVISECKCSCPN; encoded by the coding sequence ATGGATCCCTCCGGCTGGCTCCTGCTGTTTCTCTCTGTGGTTCTCTGGATCCAGGACGGGATGTgccaacatctgaaccacttcaTCCGGCCTATCCCGAGTGACTCTATGCCCCTTGAGGTCCTGAAGGAGGAACCGGACCCGCTGCTGGACCCAAAGGAGAAAGACCTGAACGGGACGGAGCTCAGGAGCCTCCTGGGCAGTCACTTCAACCCGGACTTCATGTCCGTGTCCCCACCGGAGGACCTTTACGAGGACGAGCCGGACCAGTGCCTAAAGTTCTCCGGGCCGATGCCCAAAGAGATCCGAACCATGGAGCTGGAGGCGCTGTTCGGAAAGACGCAGAAGGTGAACCGGAAGCTGCGCAGGATGCTGTGGGCCTACACGCATTGTCCGGTCGTTTACGCGTGGACCGAGCTGGGCTGGCGGTTCTGGCCGCGTTACCTGAAGGCGGGCAGCTGCTACAGCAAGCGGTCCTGTTCGATTCCGGAGGGGATGGTGTGCAAAGCGGCCAGAACGACTCATTTAACCCTCCTGAGATGGCACTGCCAGCAGAAAAGGCTTCCGCAGAGATGCTCCTGGATCCACATCCAGTACCCGGTCATCTCCGAGTGCAAATGCTCCTGTCCCAACTGA